The proteins below come from a single Chryseobacterium sp. MA9 genomic window:
- a CDS encoding glucosidase yields the protein MSEKQRISDISWKKWGPYVSNREWGLVREDYSENGDAWNYTSHDTAEAKTYRWGEEGICGICDDLQKLVFSVGFWNKKDKIVKERFFGLTNGQGNHGEDVKEYFYYLDSTPTHSYMKMLYKYPQNTFPYEDLVKTNAARSKDETEYELIDTGIFDHNEYFDIFIEYAKESQNDILVRLTIVNKSEKEAPLVILPTVWFRNTWNWGYDEYEPQLYAEDADRIKVNHQDLDIKNVYAKQSLKTLFCNNETNNERLYQSQNESKFCKDGINNFVMTGNSQSVNPKNVGTKASFFIDEDFKAGESRIFEFRISDKDLREPFGDFDDLFNQRQKEADEFYAEIQKGIASEDEKLVQRQAFAGMLWNKMFYHYNVEKWLKGDPAEMPPPKSREKIRNYDWKHLNNEHIISMPDKWEYPWYATWDLAFHTISFSLIDPDFAKHQLKLFLFEWYMHPNGQLPAYEWNFSDVNPPVHAWAVFRVFKIDEYLKDKPDLEFLESAFQKLLMNFTWWVNKKDTNGNNIFEGGFLGLDNIGVFDRNAVLPNGEQLEQSDGTSWMAMFALNMMRIALELALYNNVYEEMAMKFFEHFLSIANSLDNMGDEEFSLWDEKDEFFYDAIASNDGTHMYLRLRTIVGLIPMFAVEVIDDEMIENLPNFKKRMKWILDNKPELASLVSRWEVKGQDSKHLLSLLRGHRLKRLLSRMLNPDEFLSDYGVRALSKEYENNPYTLTLNETDYSVKYTPAESDSGLFGGNSNWRGPIWFPINFLIIDSLQRFFFYYSPDFLVEYPTGSGNYLNLDQIADALNKRLAKIFLMDENGKRPVHGQYERFQTDPDFKDYILFYEYFHGDNGRGVGASHQTGWTGLIAKILQPRFSKKEIAESETEMPEDIEKTKEQ from the coding sequence ATGTCAGAAAAACAGAGAATTTCAGATATTTCGTGGAAAAAATGGGGTCCTTATGTAAGTAACCGGGAATGGGGGCTTGTTCGTGAAGATTACAGTGAAAACGGAGATGCCTGGAATTACACCAGCCATGATACGGCAGAAGCCAAAACATACCGTTGGGGTGAGGAAGGCATATGCGGAATCTGTGATGACCTTCAGAAGCTTGTATTCTCTGTTGGATTCTGGAATAAAAAAGATAAAATAGTGAAAGAACGGTTCTTTGGATTGACCAACGGCCAGGGAAATCACGGTGAAGATGTAAAAGAATATTTTTATTACCTGGATTCTACACCTACCCACTCTTACATGAAAATGCTGTATAAATATCCTCAAAATACTTTTCCATATGAAGATCTTGTGAAAACAAATGCAGCAAGAAGTAAAGATGAAACGGAGTATGAACTGATTGATACCGGAATTTTTGATCACAATGAATATTTTGACATCTTTATCGAATATGCAAAGGAAAGTCAGAATGATATTCTGGTCAGACTAACGATTGTCAACAAATCTGAAAAAGAAGCACCTCTTGTAATATTACCAACAGTTTGGTTCCGGAACACCTGGAATTGGGGATACGATGAATATGAACCACAATTGTATGCTGAAGATGCAGACCGCATTAAAGTGAACCATCAGGATCTTGACATCAAAAATGTGTATGCAAAACAATCTTTGAAGACCTTGTTTTGTAACAATGAAACCAATAATGAAAGACTCTACCAGTCACAAAATGAATCAAAGTTCTGCAAAGACGGGATCAATAATTTTGTAATGACAGGTAATTCTCAGTCAGTGAATCCAAAAAATGTCGGAACAAAAGCTTCTTTTTTTATTGATGAAGATTTCAAAGCCGGGGAATCCAGAATATTTGAATTCAGAATATCAGATAAGGACTTACGAGAGCCATTCGGTGATTTTGATGATCTTTTTAATCAAAGACAAAAAGAAGCAGACGAATTTTATGCTGAAATCCAGAAAGGAATTGCTTCGGAAGATGAAAAACTGGTGCAAAGGCAGGCTTTTGCTGGAATGTTGTGGAATAAAATGTTTTACCATTACAATGTTGAAAAATGGCTGAAAGGTGATCCGGCTGAAATGCCTCCTCCAAAGTCCCGGGAAAAAATAAGAAACTACGACTGGAAGCATCTTAATAATGAACATATTATTTCCATGCCGGATAAATGGGAATATCCGTGGTATGCCACCTGGGATCTGGCATTTCATACCATCAGTTTTTCTTTGATAGATCCTGATTTTGCAAAGCATCAGCTGAAACTTTTCCTGTTTGAATGGTATATGCATCCCAACGGGCAGCTTCCCGCCTACGAATGGAACTTTAGCGATGTGAATCCTCCGGTACATGCCTGGGCTGTTTTCAGAGTATTTAAAATTGATGAATATTTAAAAGATAAACCCGACCTTGAATTTTTGGAAAGTGCTTTCCAGAAACTGTTGATGAATTTCACCTGGTGGGTCAATAAAAAAGATACCAACGGCAACAATATATTTGAAGGAGGTTTCTTAGGGCTTGATAATATTGGTGTTTTCGACCGGAATGCTGTTTTACCCAACGGAGAACAGCTGGAGCAGTCGGATGGAACGAGCTGGATGGCTATGTTTGCCCTGAACATGATGCGGATTGCCTTAGAACTGGCACTTTACAATAATGTGTATGAAGAAATGGCAATGAAATTTTTTGAACACTTCCTGTCGATTGCCAATTCACTGGATAATATGGGCGATGAAGAATTCAGTTTGTGGGACGAAAAAGATGAGTTTTTCTATGATGCCATAGCTTCTAATGACGGAACTCATATGTATTTAAGATTAAGGACCATTGTAGGACTGATCCCTATGTTTGCCGTTGAGGTTATAGATGATGAAATGATTGAAAATCTTCCCAATTTTAAGAAAAGGATGAAATGGATACTGGATAATAAACCTGAACTGGCTTCGCTGGTTTCAAGGTGGGAAGTCAAAGGCCAGGATTCCAAACACCTTTTGTCTTTACTTCGTGGACACCGTTTGAAAAGATTGTTAAGCAGAATGCTGAACCCGGATGAATTTTTAAGTGATTATGGAGTAAGAGCGTTATCAAAAGAATATGAAAATAATCCTTATACTTTAACTCTGAATGAAACGGATTATAGCGTGAAATATACACCTGCAGAAAGTGACAGCGGGCTGTTTGGAGGCAACAGCAACTGGCGCGGCCCTATATGGTTTCCTATCAATTTTCTGATTATTGACAGCCTTCAGCGCTTTTTCTTCTATTACAGTCCTGATTTTTTAGTTGAATATCCTACAGGAAGTGGGAATTACTTAAACCTTGACCAGATAGCAGATGCTTTAAATAAACGGCTTGCAAAGATTTTTTTAATGGATGAAAATGGGAAAAGACCTGTTCATGGGCAGTATGAAAGATTTCAGACCGATCCGGACTTTAAAGATTATATCTTGTTCTATGAATATTTTCATGGGGACAATGGCCGTGGAGTAGGAGCTTCTCACCAGACAGGCTGGACGGGACTTATTGCCAAGATCCTGCAGCCAAGATTCTCTAAAAAAGAAATTGCAGAATCTGAAACTGAAATGCCTGAAGATATTGAAAAAACAAAAGAACAGTAA
- the recO gene encoding DNA repair protein RecO: protein MNSQNGFLLSFIKYGENDAVLHCFTEEEGFQSYFLKGIYSKKNKKKALLQPLNQLNFSINPPRGNGIPTVSKFELVKNNDIYTDIRVNTVIFFVSDFLSHILKYEDKNIPIYASINHFINELTNRNYQAHLLFLLAVLKIQGVAPLLGDGKFLDPETGTFSLGISHQQFNEEISTLWKEALCAENLYATKIHSSLRKDFLDSLLVYYHYHITDFKTPASLEIIQQIFE, encoded by the coding sequence ATGAATTCACAAAACGGTTTTTTACTTTCGTTTATAAAATATGGGGAAAATGATGCTGTATTGCATTGTTTTACTGAAGAAGAGGGTTTTCAAAGCTATTTTCTAAAAGGAATTTATTCTAAAAAGAACAAAAAGAAAGCCCTGCTGCAGCCACTGAACCAGCTTAATTTTTCAATAAATCCGCCCCGCGGCAATGGTATACCAACTGTTTCAAAATTTGAACTGGTAAAAAACAATGATATTTATACGGATATAAGAGTCAATACCGTCATTTTCTTTGTTTCAGATTTCCTGAGCCATATTCTTAAATATGAGGATAAGAATATCCCTATCTATGCCAGTATTAATCATTTTATCAATGAACTGACAAACAGAAATTATCAGGCACATCTGCTTTTTTTACTGGCTGTTTTAAAAATTCAGGGGGTTGCTCCACTGTTGGGTGATGGTAAGTTTTTAGATCCGGAAACCGGAACATTTTCTTTAGGAATCAGTCATCAGCAATTCAATGAAGAAATTTCCACATTATGGAAAGAAGCACTTTGTGCAGAAAACCTGTATGCTACAAAAATCCATTCTTCACTAAGAAAAGATTTCCTGGACAGCCTTCTGGTGTACTATCATTATCATATCACAGACTTCAAAACGCCTGCTTCACTGGAAATTATCCAACAGATATTTGAATAG
- a CDS encoding T9SS type A sorting domain-containing protein has translation MKKLSIISLGILASLQFTKAQVISSKKWADLFSYNKVLAMKEDNGKIIAATENGIFYYTISTGEITKLSKANGLHNIGITAFDYNPQTKTGLIGYENGSMDVITPQEVKYIVDIPIATGYNGNKKINHISITGNQAVISVGYGLSIFNLNNKEFGDSTFFLNGGVYEASNEATIFGNKVYSVTDTGLKSHQMNTTFPVYSTWTTEAPGAFKHIDSESELVFSTATAAYIYNNGTPTQLPTTFEKIRDVVITPNSIIVTDNRVYTYGINGVSQNAVSLGEECNTALTAGGKIFGGTVLSGIKDESNNTFKPSGPYFNFAYNINLFDNNQLLVSSGARANNYNHPVILPQGPGFYYFNGTEWIYPSFFVKNPPTFVNVLDAIISPYNNNEVLFTNYTMLNNGVYRMKYNATSKDFELVKYYNLGAQPYYRRPVGFATDTQNNLFVSFGFNDGNPSMGIYDKAADDFIIKKIVLASDGIQKTVFHENMLWTPLPRSNNFWVYDYKNATNLSDDTDYILGSANGFNSSGGILSVAFDKSGDAWIGTDGGLRIMPDAASEIKKPQPEVEPIVIEQNGLGEELFRESAILQIAVDEGNYKWVSIDGGGVYYLSADGQKTIKHFTKENSPLPTNSVTDIKVDKKTGKVYFVTYNGIVTYQGDVADVTSNFGDVVVYPNPVVYSNFKGKVTLKGLAEKTNIRIVDAAGNVVHSAVARGGYYEWDLNNQKGVRVASGMYFVLMTNEDGSDKATAKIGVVN, from the coding sequence ATGAAAAAACTCTCTATAATTTCTCTTGGTATTTTAGCATCCCTGCAGTTTACAAAAGCGCAGGTTATTTCATCAAAAAAATGGGCAGATTTATTTTCCTATAACAAAGTCTTAGCTATGAAAGAAGACAATGGGAAAATTATTGCTGCTACAGAAAACGGAATTTTCTATTATACAATATCAACAGGAGAAATTACGAAGTTGTCAAAGGCCAATGGCCTGCATAATATTGGAATAACAGCCTTCGATTATAACCCACAGACTAAAACAGGACTTATTGGGTATGAAAATGGTTCCATGGATGTTATCACCCCACAGGAAGTCAAATATATTGTTGATATTCCTATTGCTACCGGCTATAACGGAAATAAAAAAATCAATCATATTTCGATAACCGGAAATCAGGCTGTCATTTCTGTAGGCTATGGACTTTCCATATTTAATCTGAATAATAAAGAATTTGGAGACTCTACGTTTTTCCTGAATGGCGGGGTTTATGAAGCCAGTAATGAAGCTACCATATTTGGGAATAAAGTATATTCAGTAACTGATACAGGGTTGAAAAGCCATCAAATGAATACTACTTTTCCGGTATATTCTACCTGGACTACAGAAGCACCAGGAGCTTTCAAACATATAGATTCAGAATCAGAACTGGTTTTCTCAACGGCAACAGCAGCTTATATTTATAACAACGGAACTCCAACACAACTTCCTACTACTTTTGAAAAAATACGGGATGTTGTCATTACTCCCAATAGCATTATAGTTACTGATAACAGAGTATATACTTATGGTATTAATGGAGTATCCCAAAATGCGGTAAGCCTTGGTGAAGAATGTAATACTGCCCTAACAGCTGGTGGAAAAATCTTCGGAGGAACCGTATTATCAGGGATCAAGGATGAAAGTAACAATACTTTTAAACCATCAGGCCCTTACTTCAATTTTGCATATAATATTAACCTTTTCGATAATAATCAACTTTTGGTTTCCTCTGGCGCCAGAGCAAATAATTACAACCACCCGGTTATTCTTCCGCAAGGTCCAGGTTTTTATTATTTCAATGGTACAGAATGGATTTACCCTTCATTCTTTGTGAAAAATCCTCCAACCTTTGTTAATGTTCTGGATGCTATAATAAGTCCTTACAACAATAATGAAGTGCTATTCACCAATTATACGATGTTGAATAATGGAGTTTACAGAATGAAATATAATGCCACAAGCAAAGATTTTGAACTGGTAAAATATTATAATCTTGGCGCGCAGCCTTACTACAGACGTCCTGTAGGTTTTGCTACAGATACTCAGAATAATCTTTTTGTTTCTTTTGGATTTAATGACGGAAACCCTTCCATGGGAATCTATGATAAAGCCGCTGATGATTTTATCATCAAGAAAATCGTTCTTGCCAGTGATGGTATACAAAAGACTGTTTTCCATGAAAATATGTTATGGACTCCACTACCGAGATCTAATAACTTTTGGGTATATGACTATAAAAATGCGACTAACCTTTCCGATGATACAGATTATATTCTTGGTTCTGCTAATGGATTTAATAGTTCAGGAGGGATCTTATCTGTAGCATTTGATAAGTCCGGAGATGCATGGATCGGCACAGACGGAGGTCTAAGGATTATGCCTGATGCTGCGTCCGAAATAAAAAAACCACAGCCTGAAGTAGAACCTATAGTAATAGAACAAAACGGGCTGGGTGAAGAGCTTTTCAGAGAATCAGCTATTCTTCAGATTGCAGTAGATGAAGGAAATTACAAATGGGTATCCATTGATGGCGGTGGTGTATATTATCTCTCTGCTGACGGCCAGAAAACAATAAAACATTTTACTAAAGAGAATTCACCTCTTCCTACAAACAGCGTTACAGATATAAAAGTTGATAAGAAAACCGGGAAAGTATATTTTGTAACGTATAATGGTATTGTAACATATCAGGGTGATGTTGCTGATGTAACTTCCAATTTCGGTGATGTTGTGGTATATCCTAACCCTGTTGTGTATTCTAATTTTAAAGGAAAAGTAACCCTTAAAGGTCTTGCAGAAAAAACGAATATAAGAATTGTAGATGCAGCAGGAAATGTTGTACATTCTGCGGTGGCAAGAGGAGGTTATTATGAATGGGATCTTAATAACCAGAAAGGGGTAAGAGTAGCATCAGGAATGTACTTTGTCCTGATGACCAATGAAGATGGGTCTGATAAAGCTACAGCCAAAATAGGAGTAGTCAACTAA
- a CDS encoding bifunctional UDP-sugar hydrolase/5'-nucleotidase — protein MDRKSFLKAIGGGSLAMALAPNMMMAEELKILDLKSANKLTILHTNDQHSRIEPFDASYTKNPNQGGFARRASLIQQIRNQESNVLLLDSGDIFQGTPYFNFFGGELEFKLMSMMKYDASTMGNHDFDNGLDGFLKVLPNAKFPFICSNYDFKNTILDGKTSQYQIFNKNGIKVGIFGVGIQLDGLVGKKQYGETVYSNPIDVAQHYSNYLKKDQKCDLVICLSHIGYDYKDEPNKISDKILAANTENIDIILGGHTHTFLPEPQSYTNRQGKNVLVNQVGWAGLLLGRIDFYFDTNKNVQHISWNNQVIDSSITA, from the coding sequence ATGGATAGAAAAAGTTTTTTAAAAGCAATAGGAGGCGGATCTTTGGCAATGGCTTTAGCTCCCAATATGATGATGGCGGAAGAGTTGAAAATTCTTGATCTAAAATCCGCAAATAAACTGACTATTCTTCATACCAATGACCAGCATAGCAGAATAGAACCTTTTGATGCAAGCTATACAAAAAATCCCAACCAGGGAGGTTTTGCAAGAAGGGCAAGCTTAATTCAGCAGATCAGAAATCAGGAAAGTAATGTGCTTCTTCTTGATTCAGGAGATATTTTCCAGGGAACTCCTTATTTCAATTTTTTCGGAGGAGAACTGGAGTTTAAATTAATGTCCATGATGAAATATGATGCCTCTACCATGGGAAATCATGATTTTGATAATGGTCTTGATGGATTTTTAAAAGTACTTCCTAATGCGAAGTTTCCTTTTATCTGTTCCAATTATGATTTTAAAAATACTATTCTTGACGGGAAAACTTCCCAATATCAGATCTTTAACAAGAATGGAATCAAAGTAGGAATTTTCGGAGTGGGAATTCAACTGGACGGCCTTGTAGGTAAAAAACAGTATGGAGAAACCGTTTATTCCAATCCGATTGATGTAGCACAACATTATTCAAATTACCTGAAAAAAGATCAGAAATGTGATCTGGTGATCTGTCTTTCACATATTGGTTACGATTATAAAGATGAACCGAATAAAATAAGCGACAAAATTTTAGCGGCCAATACAGAGAATATTGATATTATCCTGGGAGGCCATACTCATACATTCTTACCGGAACCTCAATCTTATACCAACAGACAGGGCAAAAACGTTCTTGTCAATCAGGTAGGATGGGCAGGTCTTCTTTTGGGTAGAATAGATTTTTATTTTGATACAAACAAAAACGTACAGCATATTTCCTGGAATAATCAGGTAATAGACAGCAGCATAACCGCATAA
- a CDS encoding 5'-nucleotidase C-terminal domain-containing protein encodes MKNKFLLIGIALVALTACKTASTLQLADVKTQKNISINNELKNDEEVVKFIEPYKQKLDKEMNQKISHTNVDLTKQGDNSNLGNLLADYTFDGGNEWIKTHLKQNVDAALINIGGIRTTIGKGDILLKNVFEVMPFENEVVIVKMKGADLQGLFEYYAKTQVNNPVSHLYIETKNGQIVKSLINGNEVDPAKDYYIATSDYLALGGDNMKFFAKGESISTGIKMRDLFIDYFKKTPEVAVNSDVRLNFIGKK; translated from the coding sequence ATGAAAAATAAATTCTTGTTAATAGGAATTGCCCTGGTAGCCCTTACAGCATGCAAAACGGCTTCTACGCTGCAACTTGCAGATGTAAAGACCCAGAAAAATATTTCTATTAATAATGAGCTAAAAAATGATGAGGAGGTTGTAAAATTTATTGAGCCTTATAAGCAAAAACTGGATAAAGAAATGAACCAGAAGATTTCTCACACAAATGTGGATCTTACAAAGCAGGGCGATAACAGCAATCTGGGTAATCTTTTAGCTGACTACACGTTTGACGGAGGTAATGAATGGATAAAAACTCATCTTAAGCAAAATGTAGATGCTGCATTGATCAATATCGGAGGGATCCGTACCACTATCGGAAAGGGTGATATTTTACTTAAAAATGTATTTGAAGTAATGCCTTTCGAAAATGAGGTAGTTATTGTAAAAATGAAAGGAGCAGATTTACAGGGGCTTTTTGAGTATTATGCAAAAACGCAGGTCAACAATCCTGTTTCTCATTTATACATTGAAACAAAGAACGGGCAGATCGTTAAATCCTTAATCAACGGAAATGAAGTAGATCCGGCTAAAGACTATTATATTGCCACGTCAGACTATCTTGCTCTGGGAGGAGACAATATGAAATTCTTTGCAAAAGGAGAATCAATCTCAACAGGAATTAAAATGAGAGATTTGTTTATCGATTATTTTAAAAAGACTCCTGAAGTAGCAGTAAATTCGGATGTTCGTTTAAATTTTATCGGGAAGAAGTAA
- the dapA gene encoding 4-hydroxy-tetrahydrodipicolinate synthase gives MSILKGVGVALVTPFNEDLSVDFDSLTKLVEYNIENGTNYLVVLGTTAEAATLSAEEKKQVIEHIIKVNNKRLPLVLGIGGNDTLDVKKQIEEADLSAFEAVLSVSPYYNKPNQEGLYQHYKALASTGKNIIIYNVPSRTGQNVEADTTLRLAKEFPNLFLIKEAAPNILQYFDILRKKPEGFSLVSGDDEYTLPVTLAGGDGVISVIGQAYPKEFSSMVQLAFEGKVKEAYAIHNKLVDITRLIFAEGNPCGIKVILAEKGIIKNFLRLPLVAASEGLHAKIKAEMANI, from the coding sequence ATGAGCATTTTAAAAGGAGTAGGTGTTGCATTGGTAACGCCCTTTAATGAAGATTTATCCGTTGACTTCGATAGTTTAACAAAACTTGTTGAATACAATATCGAAAACGGAACCAATTATTTGGTAGTATTGGGTACTACGGCAGAAGCCGCAACGCTTTCTGCGGAGGAGAAGAAACAGGTAATTGAGCATATCATTAAGGTGAATAATAAACGTCTTCCTTTGGTTTTGGGAATTGGCGGCAACGATACTCTTGACGTCAAGAAACAGATTGAAGAAGCAGATCTTTCTGCATTTGAAGCAGTACTTTCAGTATCTCCTTATTACAATAAACCGAACCAGGAAGGTCTTTATCAGCACTACAAAGCTTTAGCTTCCACAGGAAAGAATATTATTATTTATAATGTTCCTTCAAGAACCGGGCAGAATGTAGAAGCAGATACTACTCTTCGTCTTGCAAAAGAATTTCCTAATTTATTCCTGATTAAGGAAGCTGCACCCAATATCTTACAGTATTTTGATATTCTGAGAAAAAAACCTGAAGGTTTTTCATTGGTTTCCGGAGATGATGAATATACATTACCGGTAACACTTGCAGGAGGAGATGGTGTGATTTCAGTAATCGGACAGGCATATCCTAAAGAATTTTCTTCCATGGTACAGTTAGCTTTTGAAGGAAAGGTTAAAGAAGCTTACGCAATTCACAATAAGCTGGTAGATATTACCCGTTTGATTTTTGCAGAAGGAAACCCTTGCGGTATTAAAGTAATACTGGCTGAAAAAGGAATCATTAAAAACTTTTTAAGACTTCCTTTAGTAGCTGCTTCAGAAGGTCTTCATGCAAAAATTAAAGCTGAAATGGCAAACATTTAA
- a CDS encoding GNAT family N-acetyltransferase, with protein sequence MKLRQATAVDIPLIQDLARRSWENAYADILSKEQMEFMLSEMYSETEILNHLKNPHYHYYLIQDENNDSYEGFIGYEHHYEEKTTKLHRIYLVPESKGKGFGKKALHFLHEKVSENGDERIILNVNKNNSARNFYESQGYKVYGEGVFDIGNGFVMDDYMMNFLIHL encoded by the coding sequence ATGAAATTAAGACAGGCAACAGCTGTGGATATTCCTTTAATTCAGGATCTGGCAAGAAGATCATGGGAAAATGCCTATGCAGACATTCTTTCGAAAGAACAGATGGAATTTATGCTTTCCGAAATGTATTCTGAAACAGAAATCCTGAACCACCTTAAAAATCCTCATTATCACTATTACCTTATTCAGGATGAAAATAATGACTCTTATGAGGGGTTTATCGGATACGAGCATCATTATGAAGAGAAAACCACTAAGCTGCACCGTATTTATCTGGTCCCGGAAAGTAAGGGAAAAGGATTTGGCAAAAAAGCACTTCATTTTCTGCATGAGAAAGTTTCTGAAAACGGAGATGAAAGAATTATTTTGAATGTGAATAAAAATAATTCTGCCCGAAATTTCTACGAGTCCCAAGGATACAAGGTTTATGGGGAAGGTGTTTTTGATATCGGGAATGGATTTGTGATGGATGATTATATGATGAATTTTCTAATTCACTTATGA
- a CDS encoding AraC family transcriptional regulator → MKMYVKFDFNALCKKVLDEKLKEHGLKYRLLNFGEVEFYEPLTQEQHSLFKKNLEDYGIEIIESQKTALVQKIKDAIVELVFSDEIIPVKASIYISEKLNHSYGYLSNLFSEVAYTSIENFIILQKIEHAKALIIRNKQSLTEIAHKLNYSSVAHLSTQFKNTTGITPSQFQKIIGKRRRAQNTVINPKMQYE, encoded by the coding sequence ATGAAAATGTATGTTAAATTTGATTTCAATGCCCTTTGCAAGAAGGTATTGGACGAAAAACTTAAAGAACACGGGCTGAAGTACAGATTGCTGAACTTCGGTGAAGTAGAATTTTATGAGCCCCTCACACAAGAACAACACAGTCTTTTTAAGAAAAATCTTGAAGATTATGGTATAGAAATCATAGAAAGTCAAAAGACTGCGTTGGTACAGAAAATAAAAGATGCTATCGTAGAACTGGTCTTTTCTGATGAGATCATACCGGTAAAAGCATCCATATATATTTCTGAGAAACTGAATCACAGCTATGGATATCTTTCCAACCTATTTTCCGAAGTTGCTTATACATCTATTGAGAATTTTATTATTCTGCAAAAGATAGAGCACGCGAAAGCCCTGATCATAAGAAACAAACAAAGCCTTACAGAAATAGCCCATAAGCTGAATTATTCCAGTGTGGCGCATTTGAGCACCCAGTTTAAAAATACAACAGGAATTACTCCCTCCCAATTTCAAAAGATTATTGGAAAACGAAGGAGAGCTCAAAACACGGTAATAAACCCTAAAATGCAGTATGAATAA
- a CDS encoding response regulator, giving the protein MNKEFLNVIVADNDENTLIFFKNILKELKISIKVQCFCNGKDMMLYLNNDDAVVPEIVFIKYTIPGKDSMECLEEIEANSKFNNMVTTIFSEPIPENEIEDIFVKGANIFMKKPESFENLKKVLTEVITINWQYHTSGLNKDNFILKV; this is encoded by the coding sequence ATGAATAAAGAATTTCTGAACGTAATAGTAGCAGATAACGATGAAAACACTTTGATTTTTTTTAAAAATATTTTGAAAGAGTTGAAAATCTCTATAAAAGTTCAATGCTTCTGTAACGGAAAAGATATGATGCTATATCTTAATAATGATGATGCCGTAGTTCCGGAAATTGTTTTCATCAAATATACTATCCCTGGAAAAGACAGCATGGAATGCCTGGAAGAAATTGAAGCAAATTCAAAATTCAATAACATGGTAACCACCATATTTTCGGAACCGATTCCGGAAAATGAAATTGAAGATATTTTTGTAAAAGGAGCCAATATTTTCATGAAAAAACCTGAGTCTTTTGAGAACCTGAAAAAGGTACTTACAGAAGTTATTACAATCAATTGGCAGTATCATACTTCAGGATTGAATAAAGATAATTTTATTCTAAAAGTGTGA